One window from the genome of Streptomyces cadmiisoli encodes:
- a CDS encoding DUF7144 family membrane protein has product MSATTTSHHRSATAQGAATGLVVFAAVMLFIGGVLDIFRGIMAIANDDVFVTTPQYVFRFDITGWGWIHLVLGALAVVVSLGLFTAATWARVVGVGLAGLLIIANFLDLPYYPVWSIILIALYAFIIWALCVVRRDTPA; this is encoded by the coding sequence ATGTCCGCGACCACCACTTCGCACCACCGGTCCGCAACGGCGCAGGGCGCCGCCACCGGGCTGGTGGTCTTCGCCGCGGTGATGCTCTTCATCGGCGGTGTCCTCGACATCTTCCGAGGCATCATGGCCATCGCCAACGACGATGTCTTCGTGACCACCCCGCAGTACGTCTTCCGGTTCGACATCACCGGCTGGGGCTGGATCCATCTGGTCCTCGGAGCGCTCGCCGTCGTGGTCAGCCTGGGACTGTTCACGGCGGCCACCTGGGCGCGCGTCGTCGGGGTGGGACTGGCCGGCCTGCTGATCATCGCCAACTTCCTGGACCTGCCCTACTACCCGGTCTGGTCGATCATCCTGATCGCCCTGTACGCCTTCATCATCTGGGCGCTGTGCGTGGTCCGGCGGGACACTCCCGCGTAG
- a CDS encoding DUF2252 domain-containing protein produces MSTIDLSGPAAPTPAERAARGKQARSLLPRSGQGRFEPGGGRPDPIDLIEAQSAVRVPELVPIRYGRMLESPFRFYRGAAAIMAADLGAAPHTGLTTQLCGDAHLLNFRLLGTAERHLLFDINDFDETLPGPFEWDVKRLATSLVIAGRANGFSERERADVTAACVRSYRTRMREFAGMHTLDVWYARDDAEDLDTMLAGTEGKALRAEVRRRAGEATSRARTRTSMQAFEKLTRLTGDGRRITPDPPLITPLHDLLPDPVGAELEQALRGLVKSYGRSLSSERRHLLHRFRVVDMARKVVGVGSVGTRCWILLLLGRDEDDPLLLQAKEAGESVLAPFAGASRYTNQGRRVVAGQRLMQAAGDIFLGWEHVEGVDGRPRDFYVRQLRDWKGIAQPETWAPDLMGVFGRLCGGALARAHARSGDPVAIGAYLGETDRFDRALVEFAEAYADRNERDHAALAEAVRTGRVTAGTG; encoded by the coding sequence GTGAGCACCATCGACCTCTCCGGCCCGGCAGCCCCGACCCCTGCCGAGCGTGCCGCGCGGGGCAAGCAGGCGCGGTCCCTGCTGCCCCGCTCCGGGCAGGGCCGGTTCGAACCCGGCGGCGGGCGGCCCGACCCGATCGACCTCATCGAGGCGCAGTCCGCCGTACGGGTGCCCGAGCTGGTGCCGATCCGCTACGGCCGCATGCTGGAGTCGCCGTTCCGCTTCTACCGCGGAGCCGCCGCGATCATGGCGGCCGACCTCGGCGCCGCGCCGCACACCGGACTGACGACCCAGCTGTGCGGCGACGCCCACCTGCTGAACTTCCGCCTCCTCGGCACGGCCGAGAGACATCTGCTGTTCGACATCAACGACTTCGACGAGACGCTGCCCGGCCCGTTCGAATGGGACGTCAAGCGTCTGGCCACGAGCCTGGTGATCGCCGGCCGCGCCAACGGGTTCTCGGAGCGGGAGCGCGCGGACGTCACCGCGGCCTGCGTGCGCTCGTACCGGACGCGGATGCGGGAGTTCGCCGGGATGCACACCCTCGACGTCTGGTACGCGCGTGACGACGCCGAGGATCTCGACACGATGCTGGCCGGGACCGAGGGGAAGGCGCTGCGCGCGGAGGTCCGCCGGCGGGCCGGCGAGGCGACCTCCCGGGCCCGTACCCGCACCAGCATGCAGGCGTTCGAGAAGCTCACCCGGCTGACCGGCGACGGACGGCGGATCACGCCCGATCCGCCGCTCATCACTCCCCTGCACGATCTGCTGCCCGACCCGGTGGGGGCGGAACTGGAGCAGGCCCTGCGCGGACTGGTCAAGTCCTACGGCCGCAGTCTGTCCTCCGAGCGACGGCATCTGCTGCACCGGTTCCGGGTGGTCGACATGGCCCGCAAGGTGGTCGGGGTCGGCAGTGTCGGCACCCGCTGCTGGATCCTCCTGCTGCTGGGCCGGGACGAGGACGATCCGCTGCTGCTCCAGGCCAAGGAGGCGGGCGAGTCCGTGCTCGCCCCGTTCGCCGGCGCGAGCCGCTACACCAACCAGGGCAGAAGGGTCGTCGCCGGGCAGCGCCTGATGCAGGCCGCGGGCGACATCTTCCTCGGCTGGGAGCACGTCGAGGGCGTGGACGGCCGGCCCCGCGACTTCTACGTCCGGCAGTTGCGGGACTGGAAGGGCATCGCGCAGCCCGAGACGTGGGCGCCCGACCTGATGGGTGTCTTCGGGCGGCTGTGCGGCGGCGCGCTGGCCCGCGCCCACGCCCGTTCCGGCGACCCCGTCGCCATCGGCGCCTACCTCGGTGAGACCGACCGCTTCGACCGGGCGCTGGTGGAGTTCGCCGAGGCGTACGCGGACCGCAACGAACGCGACCACGCGGCGCTGGCCGAGGCCGTGCGCACCGGCCGGGTCACGGCCGGGACCGGCTGA
- a CDS encoding SHOCT domain-containing protein has translation MNDATVTLAADYPLLEVFWTTMWVFLWILWFMLLFRVITDIFRDDNLSGWAKAGWCVFVVVLPFLGVFVYLVARGRGMGERDRKQVERSEQQFRAYMRDAAGTTSRAEELGRLAELKNHGDLTPAEYEQAKAKVLAA, from the coding sequence ATGAACGACGCAACGGTGACGCTGGCCGCGGACTACCCGCTGCTGGAGGTGTTCTGGACCACGATGTGGGTCTTCCTGTGGATCCTGTGGTTCATGCTGCTGTTCCGCGTGATCACGGACATCTTCCGCGACGACAACCTGAGCGGCTGGGCGAAGGCGGGCTGGTGCGTCTTCGTGGTCGTCCTGCCGTTCCTCGGGGTCTTCGTCTACCTGGTGGCCCGGGGCCGCGGGATGGGCGAGCGCGACCGCAAGCAGGTCGAACGGAGCGAGCAGCAGTTCCGCGCCTACATGCGGGACGCGGCGGGCACGACCAGCCGCGCCGAGGAACTGGGCCGGCTCGCCGAGCTGAAGAACCACGGCGACCTCACCCCGGCCGAGTACGAACAGGCCAAGGCCAAGGTACTGGCGGCCTGA
- a CDS encoding STAS domain-containing protein, with product MGRRAPSGSEGAAAELTAAPLAGPRGVRAAGEVGLTTRDVWDHVLDQLDRIVREGEEVCHLELSAVTFVDVAGAGALADAARRLPDGHRIVLHGPPSALCRTLELFWPDLPAIEVSVT from the coding sequence ATCGGCCGTCGGGCGCCGTCCGGGAGCGAGGGCGCCGCGGCCGAGCTGACCGCGGCGCCGCTGGCCGGGCCGCGCGGTGTGCGGGCGGCCGGGGAAGTGGGACTGACCACGCGGGACGTCTGGGACCACGTACTGGACCAGCTGGACCGGATCGTGCGGGAGGGCGAGGAGGTGTGTCATCTGGAGCTGTCGGCCGTCACGTTCGTCGACGTCGCGGGCGCCGGCGCGCTCGCCGACGCGGCCCGCCGCCTGCCGGACGGACACCGGATCGTGCTGCACGGGCCGCCGTCCGCCCTGTGCCGGACACTGGAACTCTTCTGGCCCGACCTGCCGGCGATCGAGGTGTCCGTGACATGA
- a CDS encoding anti-sigma factor RsbA family regulatory protein: MTAAAEPHGPVDALGPADGFAHPALFYADEREYVAGTVPFVRAGLAAGEPVAVAVPGDRLELVREALGDVADVVCLLDMREAGRNPGRIIPGVLRAFADAQPPGRRVRIVGEPVWAGRTPGEYPACAQHEALINPAFAGRRITVLCPYDVRHLDAQVLADARATHPTVIRSGVERPSAAYDPEGVVARYNQPLPVVPDALSFAFHAGTLPTARHTATREAAAHGLCGTRLEDLALVTAELTTNSVVHGGGSGVLRVWAEDGHVLCEVRDAGRLTDPLAGRRPAAREQRGGRGLLLVNLLADLVRVHSEPDGTTVRCWFARG, translated from the coding sequence ATGACTGCCGCAGCCGAACCGCACGGCCCCGTCGACGCGCTCGGCCCGGCCGACGGTTTCGCGCACCCCGCGCTCTTCTACGCGGACGAGCGGGAGTACGTCGCCGGCACCGTGCCCTTCGTCCGGGCCGGACTGGCCGCGGGGGAGCCCGTGGCGGTGGCCGTGCCGGGGGACCGCCTGGAGCTGGTGCGGGAGGCGCTGGGGGACGTCGCGGACGTGGTGTGCCTGCTCGACATGCGGGAGGCCGGGCGCAACCCGGGCCGCATCATCCCCGGTGTGCTGCGGGCCTTCGCCGACGCCCAGCCGCCCGGCCGCCGGGTGCGCATCGTCGGCGAGCCGGTCTGGGCCGGCCGCACGCCCGGCGAGTACCCGGCCTGCGCCCAGCACGAGGCGCTGATCAACCCGGCGTTCGCCGGGCGCCGGATCACCGTCCTGTGTCCGTACGACGTCCGGCACCTGGACGCACAGGTGCTCGCCGACGCCCGGGCGACCCATCCCACCGTCATCCGCTCCGGAGTGGAGCGGCCCAGCGCGGCGTACGACCCCGAGGGCGTCGTCGCCCGCTACAACCAGCCGCTGCCCGTCGTGCCGGACGCCCTGTCCTTCGCCTTCCACGCCGGCACCCTGCCCACGGCCCGGCACACCGCGACGCGGGAGGCGGCGGCCCACGGGCTGTGCGGCACCCGGCTGGAGGACCTGGCGCTGGTCACCGCCGAGCTGACCACCAACAGCGTGGTGCACGGCGGCGGTTCGGGTGTGCTGCGGGTGTGGGCCGAGGACGGCCACGTGCTGTGCGAGGTGCGCGACGCGGGACGGCTGACGGACCCGCTGGCGGGACGCCGGCCGGCCGCTCGGGAGCAGCGCGGCGGACGGGGGCTGCTGCTGGTCAACCTGCTCGCCGATCTGGTCCGCGTGCACTCGGAGCCGGACGGGACGACCGTGCGGTGCTGGTTCGCCCGGGGGTGA
- a CDS encoding rod shape-determining protein, with amino-acid sequence MTASLEQLRRCHFGVDLGAARTRVYVKGSGLVVDQPSVAAVNTRTGALIAVGELAEKMTGRTPHYIRVVRPVSGGTVVDIEMAQRMLRHLLGDEIRRTLRRKPRLRGAACTPHDAGPLAQRATIETLVGLGARRVELVDTLIAAAVGCGLPVEQPEATMVMVCGAAATQVAVLSLGSIVTAERIPVGGEAVDHAIVQHLRHEHALMLPSQSVRPLQVALSGNGLTPDGPSSTEIHGRDVATGLARSVRIDTAAVRDAIQTPLTGVLDGIGKVLRECPPDLVADLADRGIMMVGGSALLPGFDQMLRQATGMPVHIADRPDVCAVQGLGTMMEGGVEPLQLDPVDL; translated from the coding sequence ATGACCGCGAGTCTGGAGCAGCTGCGGCGCTGCCACTTCGGCGTGGACCTGGGGGCGGCGCGCACGCGCGTGTACGTCAAGGGCTCCGGGCTCGTCGTGGACCAGCCGTCCGTGGCCGCCGTGAACACCCGTACCGGAGCCCTCATCGCGGTCGGCGAACTCGCCGAGAAGATGACCGGCCGCACCCCGCACTACATCCGGGTCGTCCGGCCGGTGTCCGGCGGCACGGTCGTCGACATCGAGATGGCCCAGCGCATGCTGCGCCACCTTCTCGGCGACGAGATCCGCCGCACCCTGCGCCGCAAGCCCAGGCTGCGCGGCGCCGCGTGCACCCCGCACGACGCCGGCCCGCTCGCCCAGCGGGCGACGATCGAGACCCTGGTCGGCCTCGGCGCCCGCCGCGTCGAACTGGTCGACACCCTCATCGCCGCCGCCGTCGGCTGCGGACTGCCCGTGGAGCAGCCCGAGGCGACCATGGTCATGGTGTGCGGCGCCGCCGCCACCCAGGTCGCCGTGCTGTCGCTGGGCTCCATCGTGACCGCCGAACGCATCCCGGTGGGCGGCGAGGCCGTCGACCACGCGATCGTGCAGCATCTGCGGCACGAGCACGCGCTGATGCTGCCGAGTCAGTCCGTCCGGCCGTTGCAGGTGGCCCTGTCCGGCAACGGGCTCACCCCTGACGGACCGTCGTCCACGGAGATCCACGGCCGGGACGTCGCCACCGGCCTGGCCCGTTCGGTCCGGATCGACACGGCCGCCGTGCGCGACGCCATCCAGACACCGCTCACGGGCGTGCTGGACGGCATCGGCAAGGTGCTGCGCGAATGCCCGCCGGACCTGGTGGCCGACCTCGCCGACCGCGGCATCATGATGGTCGGCGGCAGCGCGCTGCTCCCCGGGTTCGACCAGATGCTGCGGCAGGCCACCGGTATGCCGGTGCACATCGCCGATCGGCCGGACGTGTGCGCGGTGCAGGGCCTCGGCACGATGATGGAGGGCGGCGTGGAGCCGCTCCAGCTCGATCCCGTGGACCTCTGA
- a CDS encoding carboxyl transferase domain-containing protein has product MPERRSARQVVALVADDFTELPHPAREPVPDGPLGWPGYDAARARAAGRTGEDESVICGTARIEGVPVVLAAFEFGYLGGSLGEGTGDRLVAAYVHAREHRLPVVPLIATGGSRMQEGMVALTQLQRVARQSALTRRAGLPQIAVVRDPTTGGGWATLGAGADVILALPGAQIGFAGSRVRPAGADPAAYTARGQLAAGAVDAVVGEEELRAVLGRWLRLLTAPSGEPAPPPRPLGATDPPATGWEAVRRARAHDRPRAGSYLDAYFTERVAISGDRCGGTDDGMLCGFGAHQGRTVAYAAQTGSATRPAGYRTAARLIRLADRLGIPVLTLVDTPGAANDAEAERQGVGAAIAELFGAVAEARTPVTTLVIGEGGSGGALALAAPGGTWATGDSYFSVIAPESAARILKRPPREVPETADRLRLRPQDLAEPGTARTDDQLFPGTGDRRF; this is encoded by the coding sequence GTGCCTGAGCGCCGGTCGGCACGCCAGGTGGTCGCCCTCGTCGCCGACGACTTCACCGAACTCCCCCACCCGGCCCGGGAGCCGGTGCCCGACGGGCCGCTGGGCTGGCCGGGCTACGACGCCGCCCGCGCGCGGGCCGCCGGACGCACCGGCGAGGACGAGTCCGTGATCTGCGGCACCGCCCGGATCGAGGGCGTGCCCGTCGTGCTCGCCGCGTTCGAGTTCGGCTACCTCGGCGGCTCGCTCGGCGAGGGCACCGGGGACCGGCTGGTGGCGGCGTACGTCCACGCCCGCGAGCACCGGCTGCCGGTGGTGCCGCTGATCGCCACGGGCGGCAGCCGGATGCAGGAGGGCATGGTCGCGCTCACCCAGCTCCAGCGCGTGGCCCGGCAGTCGGCGCTGACCCGGCGGGCCGGCCTGCCGCAGATCGCGGTGGTGCGGGACCCGACGACCGGCGGCGGCTGGGCCACCCTGGGCGCGGGCGCCGACGTGATCCTCGCGCTGCCCGGCGCCCAGATCGGCTTCGCCGGCTCGCGGGTGCGGCCGGCCGGCGCGGACCCGGCGGCGTACACGGCGCGGGGGCAGCTCGCGGCGGGTGCGGTCGACGCGGTCGTGGGCGAAGAGGAGCTGCGGGCGGTGCTGGGCCGCTGGCTGCGGCTGCTGACGGCCCCGTCGGGCGAGCCCGCGCCGCCGCCGCGCCCGCTCGGCGCGACGGATCCGCCCGCCACCGGCTGGGAGGCGGTCCGGCGCGCACGCGCGCACGACCGGCCGCGCGCAGGGAGCTACCTGGACGCCTACTTCACCGAGCGGGTGGCGATCAGCGGCGACCGCTGCGGCGGCACCGACGACGGGATGCTGTGCGGTTTCGGCGCGCATCAGGGGCGCACCGTCGCCTACGCGGCCCAGACCGGGTCCGCGACCCGGCCCGCCGGCTACCGGACCGCGGCGCGTCTGATCCGGCTCGCGGACCGGCTCGGCATCCCCGTGCTGACCCTGGTGGACACCCCGGGCGCCGCCAACGACGCGGAGGCCGAGCGGCAGGGCGTGGGCGCCGCGATCGCCGAGCTGTTCGGCGCGGTGGCCGAGGCACGCACCCCGGTCACGACGCTGGTGATCGGCGAGGGGGGCTCCGGCGGCGCGCTGGCGCTGGCGGCGCCGGGCGGCACGTGGGCGACCGGGGACAGCTACTTCTCGGTGATCGCTCCCGAGTCGGCCGCCCGGATCCTGAAACGGCCCCCGCGGGAGGTGCCCGAGACGGCCGACCGGCTCCGGCTCAGACCGCAGGACCTGGCGGAACCGGGCACGGCCCGAACGGACGATCAGTTGTTCCCCGGAACAGGTGATCGCCGCTTCTGA
- a CDS encoding acyl-CoA synthetase yields the protein MSSLFPALTGDPALTGGPAGPGLRPALTFGDRSLTYPELAAAAGAVADRIRAAHRVAVWATPTAETAVGVVGALLAGVPAVPLNPRSGEQELGHILSDSAPALLLTAPGEQLPAALGALERVEVDVRGAGPVPHGTASDEDPALIVYTSGTTGPPKGAVIPRRAIAATLDALADAWQWTGDDVLVHGLPLFHVHGLVLGTLGPLRRGGSLRHLGRFSPEAVARELSGGATMLFGVPTMYHRIAEALPGDPELVKALSGARLLVSGSAALPVHDHERIAAATGRRVIERYGMTETLMNTAVRADGQARPGTVGVPLPGVELRLVEEDGSPVAAYDGQSVGEIQVRGRNLFTEYLNRPDATAAAFTADGWFRTGDMAVRDPDGQVRIVGRKATDLIKSGGYKIGAGEIENALLEHPGVREAAVTGEPDPDLGERIVAWIVPAEGQSPPGVEELAEHVARRLAPHKRPRVVHHLDALPRNDMGKIMKRALGRA from the coding sequence GTGTCCTCTCTCTTCCCCGCCCTGACCGGCGACCCGGCCCTCACCGGCGGCCCGGCCGGACCCGGGCTGCGCCCCGCCCTGACGTTCGGCGACCGCTCGCTGACGTACCCGGAACTCGCCGCCGCGGCCGGTGCCGTCGCGGACCGGATCCGCGCGGCGCACCGGGTCGCCGTCTGGGCGACCCCCACGGCGGAGACCGCCGTCGGTGTCGTGGGCGCGCTGCTCGCCGGGGTGCCCGCCGTGCCGCTGAACCCCAGGTCGGGCGAGCAGGAGCTCGGGCACATCCTGTCCGACAGCGCACCGGCGCTGCTGCTCACGGCCCCCGGGGAGCAGCTCCCGGCCGCCCTCGGCGCCCTGGAGCGCGTCGAGGTCGACGTACGGGGCGCCGGCCCGGTCCCGCACGGCACCGCGTCCGACGAGGACCCCGCCCTGATCGTCTACACCTCCGGCACCACCGGCCCGCCCAAGGGCGCCGTCATCCCCCGCAGGGCGATCGCCGCGACCCTGGACGCGCTCGCCGACGCCTGGCAGTGGACGGGCGACGACGTGCTGGTGCACGGACTGCCGCTGTTCCATGTGCACGGACTGGTGCTCGGCACGCTCGGCCCGCTCCGGCGCGGCGGATCCCTGCGGCATCTGGGCCGGTTCTCCCCCGAGGCCGTGGCGCGCGAACTGAGCGGCGGGGCGACCATGCTGTTCGGGGTGCCGACGATGTACCACCGGATCGCCGAGGCGCTGCCCGGGGACCCGGAACTGGTGAAGGCGCTGAGCGGGGCGCGGCTGCTGGTCTCGGGATCCGCCGCGCTGCCGGTGCACGACCACGAGCGCATCGCGGCGGCGACCGGCCGCCGGGTCATCGAGCGGTACGGCATGACCGAGACGCTGATGAACACCGCCGTCCGCGCGGACGGACAGGCCCGCCCCGGCACCGTCGGCGTACCGCTGCCCGGGGTGGAGCTGCGGCTGGTCGAGGAGGACGGGTCGCCGGTCGCGGCGTACGACGGGCAGAGCGTGGGCGAGATCCAGGTGCGCGGACGGAACCTGTTCACCGAGTACCTGAACCGGCCCGACGCCACCGCCGCCGCCTTCACCGCCGACGGCTGGTTCCGCACCGGCGACATGGCCGTGCGCGACCCCGACGGCCAGGTCCGCATCGTCGGCCGCAAGGCCACCGACCTGATCAAGAGCGGCGGGTACAAGATCGGGGCCGGGGAGATCGAGAACGCGCTGCTGGAACATCCGGGGGTGCGGGAGGCGGCCGTCACCGGGGAGCCCGACCCCGACCTCGGTGAGCGGATCGTCGCCTGGATCGTCCCGGCGGAGGGCCAGTCCCCGCCCGGGGTCGAGGAGTTGGCCGAGCACGTGGCGCGCCGGCTCGCCCCGCACAAGCGGCCGCGCGTCGTGCACCATCTGGACGCGCTGCCCCGCAACGACATGGGGAAGATCATGAAGCGGGCGCTGGGCCGTGCCTGA
- a CDS encoding SLC13 family permease — protein sequence MSPELISILVLAVVFVIATTRSINMGALAFAAAFGVGTLVADLDADGIFAGFPGDLFVVLVGVTYLFAIAHANGTTDWLVHAAIRLVRGRVALIPWVMFALTGALTAIGAVSPAAVAIVAPIALSFAVRYGISPLLMGAMVVHGAQAGGFSPISIYGSIVNGIVEREKLPGDEIVLFLASLVANLVIAAVVFVLFGGLGLWRQGSVAPDPAGPAGAAPHGTSRPADGASGKRPPSASGTGPEPGPEPGTGTGTGTTVTAVDTREETDETGARLTPARIATLVALVALVVAVLALDLDAGLTAITLAVVLSTVWPEDSRPAVGRIAWPTVLLICGVLTYVGVLDEMGTITWAGEGVGGIGVPLLAALLLCYIGAIVSAFASSVGIMGALIPLAVPFLAQGEIGAVGMVAALAVSATVVDVSPFSTNGALVLAAAPDVDRERFFRQLMMYGGIVVAAVPAVVWLVLVVPGLG from the coding sequence ATGTCCCCCGAACTCATCTCGATCCTCGTCCTGGCCGTGGTGTTCGTCATCGCGACCACCCGCTCGATCAACATGGGCGCGCTCGCCTTCGCCGCCGCCTTCGGGGTCGGCACGCTGGTCGCCGACCTCGACGCGGACGGCATCTTCGCCGGTTTCCCCGGCGACCTGTTCGTCGTCCTGGTCGGGGTCACGTACCTCTTCGCCATCGCCCACGCCAACGGCACCACCGACTGGCTGGTGCACGCCGCGATCCGGCTGGTGCGGGGCCGCGTCGCGCTGATCCCCTGGGTGATGTTCGCCCTGACCGGGGCGCTCACGGCGATCGGCGCGGTCAGTCCGGCCGCCGTCGCGATCGTCGCGCCGATCGCCCTCAGCTTCGCCGTCCGGTACGGGATCAGCCCGCTGCTGATGGGCGCCATGGTGGTGCACGGCGCGCAGGCCGGCGGTTTCTCGCCGATCAGCATCTACGGCTCGATCGTCAACGGCATCGTGGAGCGGGAGAAGCTCCCGGGCGACGAGATCGTCCTCTTCCTGGCCTCGCTGGTCGCCAACCTCGTGATCGCGGCCGTGGTGTTCGTGCTGTTCGGCGGGCTCGGGCTGTGGCGGCAGGGGTCGGTGGCACCGGACCCGGCGGGCCCGGCCGGAGCGGCCCCGCACGGGACGAGCCGGCCCGCGGACGGCGCCTCCGGCAAGCGGCCCCCGTCGGCCTCCGGCACCGGACCCGAACCCGGACCCGAACCCGGCACCGGCACCGGCACCGGCACCACCGTCACCGCCGTCGACACCCGCGAGGAGACCGACGAGACCGGGGCCCGCCTCACCCCCGCCCGGATCGCCACCCTGGTCGCCCTGGTCGCCCTGGTCGTCGCGGTCCTCGCCCTGGACCTGGACGCGGGCCTGACCGCGATCACCCTGGCCGTGGTGCTGAGCACCGTGTGGCCCGAGGACAGCCGGCCGGCCGTCGGCCGTATCGCCTGGCCGACGGTCCTGCTGATCTGCGGCGTCCTGACGTACGTCGGCGTGCTGGACGAGATGGGCACCATCACCTGGGCCGGCGAGGGCGTCGGCGGCATCGGTGTCCCGCTGCTGGCCGCGCTGCTGCTGTGCTACATCGGCGCGATCGTCTCGGCGTTCGCCTCGTCCGTCGGCATCATGGGCGCGCTCATCCCGCTGGCCGTGCCGTTCCTCGCGCAGGGCGAGATCGGGGCGGTCGGCATGGTCGCGGCGCTGGCCGTGTCGGCGACGGTGGTCGACGTCAGCCCCTTCTCGACGAACGGCGCGCTGGTGCTGGCCGCGGCACCGGACGTCGACCGCGAACGTTTCTTCCGGCAGCTGATGATGTACGGAGGGATCGTGGTGGCGGCGGTGCCCGCGGTGGTGTGGCTGGTGCTGGTCGTGCCCGGCCTCGGGTAG
- a CDS encoding FadR/GntR family transcriptional regulator yields MTDALRPMTKQRLYEQVLDRLRQYVDEAGLRAGDRLPPERDLAQRLGVSRASVKQAIVVLEVQGLVEARQGGGTYLVRDSLEVEPVEKLVERRRRLPDVLEAREALETKLAELAAERRTEADLAAMRSALDHMAAEVERGGHGVEGDRLFHRAVTEAAHSSILAEFMRSIAEQIAESRTESLRQPGRPGRSLAQHRAILDAVEARQPGRAAAAMRRHVRTVAKVRLLDWDPEGERDR; encoded by the coding sequence GTGACCGACGCCCTGCGCCCCATGACGAAGCAGCGCCTGTACGAGCAGGTTCTCGACCGGCTGCGCCAGTACGTCGACGAGGCCGGCCTGCGGGCCGGTGACCGTCTCCCGCCCGAACGCGACCTGGCCCAGCGGCTCGGTGTCAGCCGGGCCTCGGTGAAGCAGGCGATCGTGGTCCTGGAGGTCCAGGGCCTGGTGGAGGCGCGGCAGGGCGGCGGCACGTACCTCGTCCGGGACAGCCTCGAGGTCGAACCGGTCGAGAAACTGGTCGAGCGCCGCCGCCGGCTCCCCGACGTGCTGGAGGCCCGCGAGGCCCTGGAGACCAAACTCGCCGAACTGGCCGCCGAGCGGCGCACCGAGGCGGACCTGGCCGCGATGCGGTCGGCGCTCGACCACATGGCGGCGGAGGTCGAACGGGGCGGTCACGGCGTCGAGGGCGACCGCCTCTTCCACAGGGCGGTCACCGAGGCCGCGCACAGCAGCATCCTCGCGGAGTTCATGCGCTCCATCGCCGAGCAGATCGCCGAGAGCCGCACCGAGTCCCTGCGCCAGCCCGGCCGCCCCGGCCGGTCCCTCGCCCAGCACCGGGCCATCCTCGACGCCGTCGAGGCGCGGCAGCCGGGCCGCGCGGCCGCCGCCATGCGCCGCCATGTCCGCACCGTCGCGAAGGTGCGCCTCCTGGACTGGGACCCGGAGGGGGAGCGGGACCGGTAG
- a CDS encoding MerR family transcriptional regulator, whose translation MDMLTIGAFAKASRLSPKALRLYDELDLLRPARVDPHTGYRYYAPEQLERARLVAWLRRLGMPLAGIRAVCALPPPAAAREVRAHWERVEAETAERRDLARFLVDHLTTPSGPSSPSRRDTAMTTLDLRYAALTDPGLVRPANQDTAYAGARLLAVADGYGPAGGPASAAVVEALKVLEDGAETPAGEVLNLLADTVRDATAAVRDAAGSDEAGTTLTAMLWTGSRLALVHIGDSRAYLLRDGGLFRITHDHTVVQSMIDEGRLTPEEAATHPRRALLLKSLTGGAPVPADLRLHDARPGDRCLLCSDGLSAVVPEARIRHVLTTTAAPEDAVRALVDAANAAGGPDNVSCVVADVTQPAA comes from the coding sequence ATGGACATGCTGACGATCGGCGCGTTCGCGAAGGCGTCCCGGCTGTCGCCGAAGGCGCTGCGGCTCTACGACGAGCTGGACCTGCTGCGCCCGGCCCGCGTCGATCCGCACACCGGCTACCGCTACTACGCGCCCGAGCAGTTGGAGCGGGCCCGGCTGGTGGCGTGGCTGCGCCGGCTGGGCATGCCGCTGGCCGGTATCCGCGCGGTGTGCGCCCTGCCGCCCCCGGCCGCCGCCCGGGAGGTCCGCGCCCACTGGGAGCGGGTCGAGGCGGAGACCGCCGAGCGGCGGGACCTCGCCCGGTTCCTCGTCGACCACCTGACGACACCGTCGGGGCCATCGAGCCCATCGAGAAGGGACACCGCCATGACCACCCTGGACCTGCGTTACGCCGCTCTCACCGACCCCGGTCTGGTCCGCCCCGCCAATCAGGACACCGCGTACGCGGGTGCCCGCCTGCTGGCGGTCGCCGACGGCTACGGACCGGCGGGCGGCCCGGCGAGCGCCGCGGTCGTGGAGGCGCTGAAGGTGCTGGAGGACGGCGCGGAGACACCGGCGGGCGAGGTGCTCAACCTGCTGGCGGACACCGTGCGGGACGCGACGGCGGCGGTGCGCGACGCCGCCGGGTCCGACGAGGCCGGCACCACCCTGACGGCGATGCTGTGGACCGGCTCCCGGCTGGCCCTCGTGCACATCGGCGACTCACGGGCGTATCTGCTGCGCGACGGGGGCCTGTTCCGCATCACCCACGACCACACCGTCGTCCAGTCGATGATCGACGAGGGCCGGCTCACCCCGGAGGAGGCCGCCACCCACCCCCGGCGCGCCCTGCTGCTGAAGTCCCTGACCGGCGGCGCCCCCGTACCCGCCGATCTGCGCCTGCACGACGCGCGTCCCGGCGACCGCTGTCTGCTGTGCTCCGACGGTCTGTCGGCCGTGGTCCCCGAGGCGCGGATACGGCACGTCCTGACCACCACCGCGGCCCCGGAGGACGCGGTCCGCGCCCTGGTCGACGCGGCGAACGCGGCCGGCGGGCCGGACAACGTCAGCTGCGTGGTCGCGGACGTGACACAGCCGGCGGCCTGA